One part of the Chryseobacterium mulctrae genome encodes these proteins:
- a CDS encoding aminotransferase class V-fold PLP-dependent enzyme: MFDIQEIRSQFSILNQEVNGKPLVYLDNAATSQKPNSVLEVWNQYYTELNANVHRGIHTLSQLATEEMELSRRKIQKFINAKDDFEVIFTKGTTEGLNLIAYILTQKLKKDDEIIISYLEHHSNIVPWQLLCERTGAKLRVIPIDENGILQLDYLDEFLSEKTKVVSVNQVSNALGIVNPVEEIIAKTRANSDAYVVIDGAQSAPHFTIDVQKLDCDFFVFSGHKMYAPMGTGILYGKQEILENLPPFHGGGEMIAVCSFDATTYAGLPFKYEAGTPNVGGNIALGAAIDFIKKVGQENIQTHENALLKYAQRQLLEIEGLKVYGEKAHRTGVVSFNLEGIGISSDVGMILDKMGVAVRTGHHCTQPIMDFFNIAGTVRASFAVYNTFNEIDLLVEGVKKAKRMLS, encoded by the coding sequence ATGTTTGACATTCAGGAAATCAGAAGTCAGTTTTCTATATTAAATCAGGAGGTGAACGGTAAACCATTGGTTTATTTAGATAATGCAGCAACGTCTCAGAAACCCAACTCAGTACTTGAGGTTTGGAATCAATATTATACCGAGCTCAATGCTAATGTACATCGCGGAATTCATACATTGAGCCAATTAGCAACCGAAGAAATGGAGCTTTCAAGAAGAAAAATCCAGAAATTCATCAATGCTAAAGATGATTTTGAAGTCATCTTCACCAAAGGAACAACCGAGGGTCTAAACCTTATCGCTTATATTTTAACTCAAAAGTTAAAGAAAGATGACGAGATTATTATCTCTTATCTTGAGCATCATTCGAATATCGTTCCGTGGCAATTGCTTTGCGAAAGAACGGGTGCAAAACTTCGCGTTATCCCAATTGATGAAAACGGAATTCTTCAATTGGATTATTTAGACGAATTTTTAAGCGAAAAAACAAAAGTAGTATCTGTTAATCAGGTCTCCAATGCTTTGGGAATTGTAAATCCTGTTGAAGAAATTATTGCTAAAACAAGAGCCAATTCAGATGCTTACGTCGTGATTGACGGTGCTCAGTCGGCTCCTCATTTTACAATTGATGTGCAGAAGTTAGACTGCGATTTTTTTGTGTTTTCAGGACATAAAATGTATGCTCCGATGGGAACGGGAATATTGTACGGAAAACAGGAAATTCTTGAAAATTTGCCGCCTTTCCACGGTGGAGGTGAAATGATTGCGGTATGTTCGTTCGATGCAACAACATATGCAGGTTTGCCTTTTAAATATGAAGCCGGAACTCCAAATGTAGGCGGAAATATTGCTTTGGGTGCCGCTATTGATTTCATTAAAAAAGTAGGGCAGGAAAATATCCAAACTCACGAAAATGCTTTGCTGAAATATGCGCAAAGACAACTTTTGGAGATTGAAGGATTAAAAGTATATGGCGAAAAAGCTCACAGAACAGGTGTAGTTTCATTTAACTTAGAAGGAATTGGTATTTCTTCAGATGTAGGAATGATTCTCGATAAAATGGGAGTTGCAGTAAGAACCGGACATCATTGTACGCAACCGATCATGGATTTCTTTAATATTGCAGGAACCGTAAGAGCAAGTTTTGCGGTTTACAATACATTTAATGAAATCGATCTACTTGTAGAAGGTGTGAAAAAAGCAAAACGAATGCTTTCTTAA
- a CDS encoding uroporphyrinogen-III synthase, with protein sequence MNILFTKNIDPKYISEKLGNNISVDCIEVIKTKSISVERFDLKDRSLIFTSSNGVKSFFENKFQPNEDFTAKNYNKIYCVGEKTKRELRKNGFGTFKVLKNAETLSQFITENCVHEKFIHFCGNLALDVLDKELPLQNISYKKVTVYETEALNPVIHEKYHAIVFFSPSGVRSFAKNNSLENAILFSIGETTSKEVRKHTKSEIFTSTENTLLNILSVIKSRLMKDIS encoded by the coding sequence ATGAACATTTTATTTACCAAAAACATCGATCCTAAATACATTTCTGAAAAACTGGGAAATAATATTTCGGTCGATTGTATTGAGGTAATAAAAACAAAATCGATTTCGGTAGAACGTTTTGACCTGAAAGACCGATCGCTTATTTTCACAAGTTCCAATGGTGTAAAATCTTTTTTCGAAAACAAATTTCAGCCTAATGAAGATTTCACCGCAAAAAACTACAACAAAATATATTGTGTAGGTGAAAAAACTAAAAGAGAGCTTCGTAAAAACGGTTTCGGAACCTTTAAGGTTTTAAAAAATGCTGAAACATTATCTCAGTTTATTACTGAAAACTGCGTTCACGAAAAATTTATTCATTTTTGTGGAAATTTAGCATTGGATGTTTTAGACAAGGAGCTTCCGCTGCAGAATATTTCGTACAAAAAAGTGACAGTTTATGAGACCGAAGCACTTAATCCTGTGATACATGAAAAATATCATGCAATAGTTTTTTTTAGCCCGAGCGGAGTTCGTAGTTTTGCGAAAAATAATTCTTTAGAAAATGCTATTCTTTTTTCAATAGGAGAAACCACTTCTAAAGAGGTAAGAAAACATACAAAATCTGAGATTTTTACGAGTACAGAAAATACTTTATTAAACATATTGTCGGTCATAAAAAGTAGATTAATGAAAGATATTTCATAG
- a CDS encoding SGNH/GDSL hydrolase family protein, with the protein MKKIIISTIAVSALFFTVSCNTDFDTDVEDIVVTKGEADFSNYVALGNSLTSGYRDGTLYSDGQNESYPSMIAMQMKLAGGGAFKQPLMPNNVGGFTNLPGFPGKLVLKMVNGALAPVASPAAATLDNVAAGRPYNNMGVPGAKSFHLVAPNYGSAAGLSTGTANPYFVRFASSATTSVLADAMVQKPSFFSLWIGNNDVLSYATNGGTNSQTTGGVTTYTAATVQNGNTNPATYRSNDISDANVVAGSIKGVLDGLKSVGSTKGVIANIPDVTNIPFFTRVPYNAIPLDAAKAQSLNTQLYGPLKAALTAFGQGDRINPVVAGNNPVLIIDNKLANLSAQLTAALTAGGVPATQAAFIGNAFGRARQAKPGELMLLTSSALLGLDATTNQPATPTSVFIYGASFPIGDQYSLTTDEVNNISTAVKAYNTSIRSMADSYGLAFVDMNAKMIELNSKSGISWNGVRYTATFVTGGTFSLDGVHLTGRGYAVVANEFIKAINMKYKSTLPQVDPNKYSGITFP; encoded by the coding sequence ATGAAAAAAATAATAATATCTACAATAGCTGTTTCTGCACTTTTTTTTACAGTAAGTTGTAATACAGATTTTGATACTGATGTAGAAGACATCGTTGTAACGAAAGGTGAAGCAGATTTCTCTAATTATGTTGCGCTGGGAAACTCACTTACATCAGGTTATAGAGATGGAACACTTTACAGTGATGGTCAAAACGAATCTTATCCAAGTATGATTGCAATGCAAATGAAACTTGCAGGTGGAGGAGCGTTTAAGCAGCCATTGATGCCCAATAATGTTGGAGGTTTTACAAACTTACCTGGTTTTCCGGGAAAACTCGTTTTAAAAATGGTTAATGGAGCTTTAGCTCCTGTTGCTTCTCCTGCTGCTGCAACTTTAGATAATGTTGCTGCGGGTAGACCATATAATAATATGGGAGTTCCCGGTGCAAAATCTTTTCATCTTGTAGCTCCAAATTATGGAAGTGCTGCAGGTTTGTCTACAGGAACTGCAAATCCTTATTTTGTAAGATTTGCTTCTTCTGCAACGACGAGCGTTTTAGCAGATGCAATGGTGCAAAAACCAAGTTTTTTCTCTCTTTGGATTGGAAATAATGATGTGTTGTCGTACGCAACAAATGGTGGAACTAATTCGCAAACTACAGGAGGAGTTACTACATATACTGCTGCGACAGTACAGAACGGCAATACAAATCCTGCGACATACAGATCAAATGATATTTCAGATGCTAATGTAGTAGCAGGTTCTATAAAAGGTGTTCTTGATGGATTGAAAAGTGTAGGATCTACAAAAGGAGTTATTGCAAATATTCCTGATGTTACCAATATCCCGTTTTTTACAAGAGTTCCTTATAATGCTATACCTTTAGACGCAGCAAAAGCACAGTCTTTAAATACTCAGCTTTATGGACCTTTAAAAGCTGCTCTTACTGCATTTGGACAAGGTGATAGAATTAATCCTGTTGTAGCAGGAAATAATCCGGTGCTTATTATTGATAATAAATTAGCTAATCTTTCAGCACAACTTACGGCTGCACTTACTGCAGGTGGAGTTCCGGCAACTCAGGCTGCATTTATTGGAAATGCTTTCGGAAGAGCACGTCAGGCAAAACCTGGAGAATTAATGCTTCTTACATCAAGTGCGCTGTTAGGTTTAGATGCAACAACTAATCAACCTGCTACACCAACTTCTGTGTTTATTTACGGAGCAAGTTTCCCAATAGGAGATCAGTATTCCTTAACAACAGATGAAGTGAATAATATTTCTACAGCTGTTAAAGCTTATAATACTTCTATCAGATCTATGGCAGATTCTTATGGTTTGGCTTTTGTTGATATGAATGCTAAAATGATTGAATTAAATTCTAAATCAGGAATTTCTTGGAATGGAGTAAGGTATACAGCTACTTTTGTTACGGGAGGTACTTTCTCTTTAGATGGAGTTCACCTTACCGGAAGAGGATATGCAGTGGTTGCTAATGAATTTATAAAGGCAATCAACATGAAATATAAATCGACTTTACCACAGGTAGATCCTAATAAATATTCAGGAATTACATTTCCTTAA
- a CDS encoding OmpP1/FadL family transporter codes for MKKILISTALLAGVLSYAGGFRVSLQGVKQLAMAHTSAHAEDASVAFFNPAGMSFIPSKLSIVAGGFGASNKVTFQNLNTLQSTETDNPLGTPIYAAIAYKPINKLSIGFSFSTPFGSTIQYPYDWEGREMVQKLELKSFYFQPMVSVKMADWVSFGASYIYARGSVNWDKAVTQFGGTVNINDEKASGHGYGFGFYFRPDPKFDMSIAYRSPVDMKAKKGTATFVAPAQTTVNTLLGLNGAGQDSFTATLPLVEEYTIGLTYRVTPKWQISADFNYHGWERYSKLTLDFANAPIGNQTDPTILVAPKNFKNSKTVRLGTQYAFTNMIYGRLGAYYDESPYSDENFIPETPSFDSFVLTGGLGFKLNKFGVDVAGGYAMPQSRDVKNNYLGFYGQAKAKAFYFGLGLSYNAF; via the coding sequence ATGAAAAAAATATTAATATCAACTGCTTTATTGGCTGGTGTTTTATCTTATGCGGGAGGCTTTAGAGTTTCTTTGCAAGGGGTAAAACAATTGGCAATGGCGCACACAAGTGCTCATGCTGAAGATGCGAGTGTTGCATTTTTTAATCCAGCGGGTATGTCATTTATTCCTTCTAAACTAAGTATTGTTGCAGGAGGTTTTGGAGCAAGTAATAAAGTTACTTTTCAGAATTTAAATACTTTACAAAGTACAGAGACTGATAATCCGTTGGGTACACCAATTTATGCAGCGATTGCTTATAAGCCGATTAATAAATTATCGATTGGTTTCAGTTTTTCTACGCCTTTTGGAAGTACAATTCAATATCCTTACGATTGGGAAGGAAGAGAAATGGTACAGAAACTTGAGCTGAAAAGTTTTTATTTCCAGCCTATGGTTTCCGTGAAAATGGCAGACTGGGTTTCTTTCGGTGCGAGTTATATTTACGCAAGAGGATCGGTAAACTGGGATAAAGCAGTGACGCAATTTGGCGGAACGGTTAATATTAATGACGAGAAAGCAAGTGGTCACGGTTATGGTTTTGGTTTTTATTTCAGACCCGATCCAAAATTTGATATGAGTATTGCATACCGTTCTCCTGTTGATATGAAAGCTAAAAAAGGAACTGCAACTTTCGTTGCACCTGCACAAACTACTGTAAACACGCTTTTAGGATTGAACGGAGCGGGACAGGATAGTTTCACAGCAACTTTACCTCTTGTAGAAGAATATACAATTGGTTTAACGTACAGGGTTACTCCAAAATGGCAAATCTCTGCAGATTTCAACTACCATGGTTGGGAAAGATACAGCAAGCTGACTTTAGATTTTGCTAATGCTCCAATTGGAAATCAAACAGATCCTACAATATTGGTTGCTCCAAAGAACTTTAAAAATTCTAAAACAGTAAGATTAGGAACTCAATATGCATTCACAAATATGATTTATGGCCGTTTAGGTGCTTATTACGATGAGTCTCCTTATTCTGATGAAAACTTCATTCCGGAAACACCATCTTTTGATTCTTTTGTGTTGACAGGAGGTTTAGGTTTCAAACTTAATAAATTCGGAGTTGATGTTGCTGGTGGTTATGCGATGCCACAAAGCAGAGATGTGAAAAATAATTACTTAGGTTTCTATGGTCAGGCAAAGGCTAAAGCATTCTATTTTGGTCTAGGTTTATCTTATAATGCTTTTTAA
- a CDS encoding ribose-phosphate pyrophosphokinase gives MADQLSYLFSTRTSKDLAEKIAQHYGKELGKINFQEFSDGEFEPVLDESVRGGRVFLIGSTFPPADNLLELLLMIDAAKRASAKSITVVLPYFGLARQDRKDKPRAPIGAKLVANLLTAAGATRVMTMDLHADQIQGFFEIPVDHLYASTIFVDYIKNLKLDNLTIASPDMGGAKRAKNYAGHLGADVVIAYKERKKANVVEEMFLIGDVEGKNVILIDDMIDTAGTLCKAADILMEKGAKSVRAMATHGVLSGKAYDNIENSQLLEVIVTDSIPVKNGLSSKIKVLSCAPLFADVMKMVHEHQSISSKFVI, from the coding sequence ATGGCCGATCAGTTAAGTTATCTATTTTCTACAAGAACCAGTAAGGATCTTGCAGAAAAAATTGCCCAGCATTATGGGAAAGAATTAGGAAAAATCAACTTTCAGGAGTTCAGCGACGGAGAATTCGAACCTGTTTTAGACGAATCTGTAAGAGGAGGAAGAGTTTTCCTAATCGGATCTACGTTTCCGCCGGCAGACAATCTTTTAGAATTGCTTCTAATGATTGATGCAGCAAAAAGAGCTTCTGCAAAAAGTATTACCGTAGTGCTTCCGTACTTTGGGCTTGCAAGACAAGACAGAAAAGACAAGCCAAGAGCGCCGATTGGGGCTAAATTGGTGGCAAATCTTTTAACTGCTGCAGGTGCAACCAGAGTAATGACGATGGATTTACACGCAGATCAGATTCAAGGATTCTTCGAAATTCCTGTGGATCATTTGTATGCTTCTACCATCTTTGTAGACTACATCAAGAATCTTAAGCTTGATAATCTTACCATTGCTTCTCCGGATATGGGAGGTGCAAAAAGAGCAAAAAACTATGCAGGTCACCTTGGTGCAGACGTAGTAATTGCCTATAAAGAAAGAAAAAAAGCAAACGTTGTAGAAGAAATGTTCCTTATTGGGGATGTGGAAGGTAAAAATGTTATCCTTATTGATGATATGATTGATACTGCAGGAACACTTTGCAAAGCTGCAGATATCTTAATGGAAAAAGGAGCAAAATCTGTAAGAGCAATGGCTACTCACGGAGTGCTTTCTGGGAAGGCTTATGACAATATCGAGAACTCGCAATTGTTGGAAGTTATTGTAACTGACTCAATTCCTGTGAAAAATGGTTTGTCATCTAAAATAAAAGTGCTATCTTGCGCCCCATTATTTGCAGATGTTATGAAGATGGTGCACGAGCATCAATCTATTAGCAGTAAGTTCGTTATCTAA
- a CDS encoding 50S ribosomal protein L25/general stress protein Ctc, which yields MKSITIQGTKRESVGKKSTKALRDAELVPCVVYGGGEPLNFSATEKSFKGLVYTPEAHTVSIEVDGQVIPAVLQDIQFHPITDKIIHADFYRLSDDKPVIMEVPVRITGRSKGVVAGGVLRQTFRKLKVKAIPANLPDEIVVDITPLKIGNKLYVGTIKTEGYSFMHPDNAVVVAVKMSRNAAKGGAAAQDDDEDEEVATEEGAAPEAAEASAE from the coding sequence ATGAAATCAATTACAATTCAAGGTACAAAAAGAGAAAGCGTGGGCAAAAAGTCTACAAAAGCTTTACGTGATGCTGAATTAGTTCCTTGTGTTGTTTACGGAGGTGGTGAGCCATTGAATTTCTCTGCTACAGAGAAGTCATTCAAAGGTTTGGTATATACTCCTGAAGCACACACGGTATCTATTGAAGTTGACGGACAGGTAATTCCTGCAGTTCTTCAAGATATTCAGTTCCACCCAATTACAGACAAAATTATTCACGCAGACTTCTACAGATTATCTGACGATAAGCCAGTTATTATGGAAGTTCCTGTAAGAATTACAGGTCGTTCTAAAGGTGTTGTAGCTGGTGGTGTTTTACGTCAGACTTTCAGAAAGTTAAAAGTAAAAGCTATTCCTGCAAACTTGCCAGATGAGATCGTTGTAGATATTACTCCGCTTAAAATTGGTAACAAACTTTATGTAGGAACTATCAAAACTGAAGGATATTCTTTCATGCACCCAGACAATGCAGTTGTTGTAGCTGTTAAAATGTCTAGAAATGCAGCGAAAGGTGGAGCGGCAGCTCAAGATGATGATGAGGATGAAGAAGTTGCAACTGAAGAAGGAGCAGCTCCAGAAGCAGCTGAAGCTTCAGCAGAATAA
- a CDS encoding aspartyl protease family protein yields the protein MMKYKIFFAFTLLLLPLFFSATTIPFEYIDGKIIINVDIKNKKHNFIFDTGALTIISSELKGSLNEKKSNAIFEATDANNSKSRMDLFSTNELKIDDLKFKNIDFSFADISWMDSRACKKISGIFGANMMNNKVWRIDFKLKTIIVSDKVTESSAQSISIPFSEENFTHVPTISVNIRKQNFNVFFDTGAGSGFTLDSKSYQLVKDNNFLIFEGLLSQSLSSISKGERQLDVMEVEVDNKILGNQIVDTSSDSRNLVGTRFMENFLINLDFVNKKVILNPTGKTAEYNSFGIAFALVENHLVIVNKLKIPQLSELNVADKIIKINNIDVSKINAEKFCEIKKLIDNSSEMTIKNESGKEFKLEKKNILQYLN from the coding sequence ATGATGAAATACAAGATTTTTTTTGCTTTTACGTTATTGTTATTGCCATTGTTTTTTAGCGCAACAACAATTCCTTTTGAATATATTGATGGAAAAATAATCATCAATGTTGACATTAAAAATAAGAAACATAATTTCATCTTTGACACGGGGGCTTTAACGATTATTTCTTCTGAACTAAAAGGTTCGTTGAACGAAAAGAAGAGCAACGCCATATTTGAAGCTACAGATGCCAATAATTCTAAATCAAGGATGGATCTTTTCTCAACCAATGAGTTGAAAATTGATGATCTGAAATTTAAAAATATAGACTTTTCATTTGCAGATATTAGTTGGATGGATTCTCGTGCGTGCAAGAAAATCAGTGGAATTTTCGGAGCGAATATGATGAACAATAAAGTTTGGCGAATAGATTTTAAGCTTAAAACAATTATTGTTTCAGATAAAGTAACAGAAAGTTCTGCTCAATCAATATCAATCCCATTTTCCGAAGAAAATTTCACTCACGTTCCTACAATCAGTGTCAATATAAGAAAGCAAAATTTCAATGTGTTTTTCGATACAGGAGCGGGTTCTGGTTTTACACTCGATTCAAAATCTTATCAATTAGTAAAAGACAATAATTTTTTGATTTTTGAAGGACTTTTATCACAATCGTTAAGCAGTATTAGTAAAGGTGAAAGACAGCTTGATGTGATGGAAGTTGAGGTTGATAATAAAATTTTGGGGAATCAGATTGTTGACACGAGTTCAGATTCACGAAATTTGGTGGGAACAAGATTCATGGAAAATTTTCTCATCAATTTAGATTTCGTCAATAAAAAAGTCATTCTCAATCCAACAGGAAAAACAGCGGAATATAATAGCTTCGGAATTGCTTTTGCTCTTGTAGAAAACCATTTGGTTATCGTTAATAAACTAAAAATCCCTCAGTTGTCAGAATTAAATGTAGCCGATAAAATTATTAAAATAAATAATATCGATGTTTCAAAAATCAATGCTGAAAAATTTTGTGAGATTAAAAAGCTTATTGATAACAGTTCTGAAATGACTATTAAAAACGAATCTGGAAAAGAATTTAAACTTGAGAAGAAAAATATTTTACAGTATTTAAATTAA
- the hemE gene encoding uroporphyrinogen decarboxylase, with the protein MIKNDLYLKALRGETVERPPVWMMRQAGRYLPEFIALRDKYDFFTRCQTPELASEITVQPIRRYPLDAAILFSDILVVPQAMGIDFKMKENVGPWLDNPIRTMEDVQNVIVPDVNDTLGYVFDAIELTLIKLDNDIPLIGFAGSPWTILCYCVEGKGSKAFDIAKSFCFQQPEAAHLLLQKITDTTIAYLKRKVEKGVSAVQVFDSWGGMLSPEDYQEFSWKYINQIVEALSPLTHVVVFGKGCWFALEEMTMAPVSALGVDWTIKPEFARTLTNHTMTLQGNFDPARLHSTPETIKKMVNEMINRFGKDRYIANLGHGILPNIPLENAEAFIRAVVDWKPNN; encoded by the coding sequence ATGATTAAAAACGACCTATATTTAAAAGCACTTCGTGGTGAAACTGTAGAAAGACCACCGGTTTGGATGATGAGACAGGCAGGACGATATTTACCTGAATTTATCGCACTTCGCGACAAGTACGATTTCTTCACAAGATGTCAGACTCCGGAGTTAGCTTCTGAAATTACAGTACAGCCGATAAGAAGATATCCTTTGGATGCTGCGATTTTATTTTCTGATATTTTGGTGGTTCCTCAAGCAATGGGAATTGATTTTAAAATGAAGGAAAATGTAGGTCCGTGGTTGGATAATCCGATCAGAACGATGGAAGACGTACAAAATGTAATTGTTCCTGATGTGAATGATACTTTAGGATACGTTTTTGATGCGATTGAGCTTACTTTAATTAAATTAGATAATGACATTCCATTGATAGGTTTTGCTGGTTCTCCGTGGACAATTCTTTGCTATTGTGTAGAAGGAAAAGGAAGCAAGGCTTTTGATATTGCTAAATCTTTCTGTTTCCAACAACCGGAAGCTGCACATTTGTTACTTCAGAAAATTACAGACACTACAATCGCTTATCTGAAAAGAAAAGTTGAAAAAGGAGTTTCTGCAGTACAAGTTTTCGATTCTTGGGGTGGAATGCTTTCTCCGGAAGATTACCAGGAATTTTCTTGGAAATATATCAATCAGATTGTTGAAGCTTTAAGCCCGTTAACGCACGTTGTAGTTTTTGGAAAAGGATGTTGGTTTGCTTTGGAAGAAATGACAATGGCTCCGGTTTCAGCTTTGGGAGTTGACTGGACGATCAAACCAGAATTTGCAAGAACTTTGACGAATCACACCATGACGCTGCAAGGAAATTTTGATCCTGCAAGATTGCATTCTACCCCTGAAACGATTAAGAAAATGGTGAATGAAATGATCAACCGTTTTGGAAAAGACCGATATATTGCCAATTTAGGACACGGAATTTTACCAAATATTCCTTTGGAAAATGCAGAAGCGTTTATCAGAGCTGTTGTAGATTGGAAGCCGAATAATTAA
- a CDS encoding NAD(P)H-dependent oxidoreductase yields the protein MELLDKLNWRFATKAMNGQKVPQEKLDKILEAARLAPTSSGLQPFEIIVISNQEIKEQIKPHAWNQPQITDCSHLLVFAAWDNYTEERINKMFDLTNDVRGFKNEGWENYRQQILAMYPPRPAEENFTHAAKQAYISFGAAIIAAAFEEVDSTPMEGFSPEAVDEILNLKEKGLRSVLLLPIGYRDTENDWLVNLTKVRKSKEDFITELN from the coding sequence ATGGAATTATTAGATAAATTAAACTGGAGATTTGCTACAAAAGCAATGAACGGGCAAAAAGTGCCACAGGAAAAACTAGATAAAATATTAGAGGCGGCAAGATTAGCGCCTACTTCAAGCGGTTTGCAGCCTTTTGAGATCATTGTGATCAGCAATCAGGAAATCAAAGAACAGATCAAGCCTCATGCTTGGAATCAGCCGCAGATTACAGATTGCTCACATCTTTTGGTTTTTGCAGCTTGGGATAATTATACCGAGGAAAGAATCAACAAAATGTTTGATTTAACCAACGATGTAAGAGGTTTTAAAAATGAAGGTTGGGAAAATTACAGACAACAGATTTTGGCAATGTATCCTCCAAGACCAGCTGAAGAAAACTTCACACACGCAGCAAAACAGGCTTATATTTCTTTTGGTGCAGCGATTATAGCAGCAGCTTTCGAAGAGGTAGATTCTACGCCAATGGAAGGGTTTTCACCTGAAGCAGTAGACGAAATTTTAAATTTAAAAGAAAAAGGTTTAAGAAGTGTTCTTCTTCTGCCAATCGGTTACAGAGATACTGAAAATGACTGGTTGGTAAACCTTACCAAAGTGAGAAAATCGAAAGAAGATTTCATCACAGAACTTAATTAA
- a CDS encoding peptidoglycan recognition protein family protein: protein MMRKVVFILFLFILNLSSAQSSSLKIVDKPISYSAERIQLSLEYLNEHHGLTQKTPTIVPKMIVLHYTAGGTVESNHKYFNKTHLESARNTLKKQSTLNVSSQFIIDRDGTIYQLMEPTQFARHTIGLNYCAIGVENIGSKKQPLTEKQVEANAELVRYLTKKYKIEYLIGHSEYGIFRNSKLWKESDPNYFTGKEDPGKDFMTKVRKQVADLHLKDKP, encoded by the coding sequence TTTATTTTAAACTTGAGTTCAGCACAGAGTTCAAGCTTAAAAATCGTCGATAAACCGATCAGTTATTCTGCGGAAAGAATTCAATTAAGTTTAGAATATTTAAATGAACATCACGGTTTAACTCAAAAAACGCCGACGATTGTTCCGAAAATGATTGTTTTGCATTATACAGCGGGAGGAACAGTAGAAAGTAATCATAAATACTTCAACAAAACCCATCTTGAAAGTGCAAGAAATACTTTAAAAAAGCAAAGCACCTTAAATGTTTCTTCGCAATTTATCATAGACCGGGACGGAACTATTTATCAGTTGATGGAACCAACTCAATTTGCAAGACACACAATTGGTTTAAATTATTGCGCCATCGGAGTTGAAAATATCGGAAGCAAGAAACAACCGCTTACCGAAAAACAAGTTGAAGCCAACGCAGAATTGGTAAGATATTTAACCAAAAAATATAAAATAGAATATCTTATTGGCCATTCAGAATACGGGATCTTTAGAAATTCTAAATTATGGAAAGAATCTGACCCCAATTATTTTACAGGAAAAGAAGATCCAGGAAAAGACTTCATGACAAAAGTAAGAAAGCAAGTAGCAGATTTACATTTAAAAGACAAACCTTAA